Part of the Streptomyces sp. RFCAC02 genome is shown below.
GCACGCCCTGCTGAAGGCGCGGGAGGCGGCCCTCGGCAAGCGCGCCCACGACGACGCCCGCGAGCTGCGCGAGGGCGTCGAGGCCCTGGGCTTCACCGTCCGGGAGGAATCCGGCCGGCAGTTCTGGCGCCCCCTGGTGCTCCCATGAGGCGGACCCACCGGCAGGACCGGATCACCGACGCCCTCTGCGTCGTCCTGGCGCTGTGCCTGGGCGCGGCTCTCGCCGCGGAGGCGGTGGACAGCGGCCGGCAGGGGCCGCCCTGGTACGTGCTGCTGTGCCTGGCGCTGACCATGGGGAGCTGTGTCGTCCTGTGGTGGCGCCGTGGCCGGCCCGTCGCCGTCGCCGTCCCGGTCGTCGTGGCCTCGGCGGTGACCGACTGGGGGGCCGGCGCCGTGCTGGTGGCCGTGTTCACCGTGGCCGTGCACCGGCCGTGGCGCCAGGCGGCCGCCGTCTTCTGCGGCGCCGTCGCCGCCTCCGGCGTCTTCGGGGCGCTGCGGCCCGACCCGGCCCTCACCGCGGAGGGTCTCGGGGTGGCCGGGCAGGTGGTGGCCGTCGTCCTGGTGACCGCTGTGGCCACCACCCCGTTCGCCGCCTGGGGGATGGTCGTCCGCGCGCGCCGCGAGGTCGTGGACTCGCTCCGCGACCGGGCCGAGCGCGCCGAGGCGGAGGCGGCGCTGCGGGCGGAGCAGATCCGCGGCCGGGAGCGCGAGCACATCGCCCGCGAGATGCACGATGTGCTGGCCCACCGCATCACGCTGCTCAGCCTGCACGCGGGCGCGCTGGAGGTCCGGCCCGACATGGCGCGGGAGCAGGTCGCCGCCGTCGCCGGCACCATCCGCGCGAGCGCCCACCAGGCGCTGGAGGACCTCCGCGAGATCCTCGGCGTCCTGCGGGCGGGGCCGGATACCGCGGTGCGTCCGCAGCCGGGCGTCGGCGAGATCGCGGCGCTGGTCGCCGAGGCGGTGGCGGCCGGCGCGCCCGTCGCCCTGGAGGACCGGCTGCCGGCCGGCGCGGCCCCTGCGCCCGCCGTCGGCCGCACGGCCTACCGCGTCGTCCAGGAGGGCCTGACCAACGCCCGCAAGCACGCGCCGGGCTGTCGCGCCGATGTGCTGCTCGACCGCTCGGCGGACGGCCGGCTGCTCGTGCGGGTGACCAACCCCCTGGCCGATCCCGGGGCGCCGGTGTCCGTGCCCGGCGGGCAGGCGGGTCTCGTCGGGCTGGGGGAGCGGGTGCGGCTCGCGGGCGGCCGCCTCGAGCACGGCGTCCATCGCCACCCGGGCGGCGGCGTCGTCTTCCGATTGGAGGCGTGGTTGCCGTGGACGGAGTGATCCGCGTGGTCGTCGCGGACGACGACGCGCTGGTGCGGGCCGGCCTGGTGCTGATCCTGGGCGCCGACCCGGGCATCGAGGTGGTGGCCGAGGCCGGGGACGGCGAGGCGGCCGTCGCGGCGGTCCGCGCGCACCGGCCGGATGTCGTGCTGATGGACATCCGGATGCCCCGGATGGACGGCCTGGCCGCCACCGAGGCGGTGCGGGCGGGCGGCGCGGGGCCGGCCGTCGTCGTCCTGACCACGTTCAACACCGACGCCCATGTCCTGGGGGCGCTGCGGGCGGGGGCGAGCGGCTTCCTGCTGAAGGACGTGCCGCCCACCGACTTCCTGAACGCCGTCCGGACCGTGGCCCGGGGCGAGTCGATGCTCTCCCCGGCCGTCACCACCCGCCTGATCGGCCATGTGCTCAGGGGCGGCGGGGACACGGAGCGGGACCGGCGCGCCCGCCGGGCACGCTCGGCGCTCGCCGCGCTCAGCGACCGCGAGCGGGACGTCGCCCTCGCCGTCGGCCGCGGCGGGTCGAACGCGGACATCGCCCGGGAGCTGTTCATGTCCGTGCCCACGGTGAAGACGTACGTGTCCCGCATCCTCGGCAAGCTGGAGTGCGACAACCGCGTCCAGGTCGCCATCCTCGTGCACGAGGCCGGGCTCGGCGACGCGGGGAGCGCCGGCGGCCCGGCCGGGGAGCGGGGATCCGTCAGGTGAGGGTGGCGACCATGAGGGCCTTGATGGTGTGCAGCCGGTTCTCGGCCTGGTCGAAGACGACCGACCGGTCCGACTCGAACACCTCGTCCGACACCTCCAGGTGCGTGAGCCCGTGCCGGGTGTGCACCTGCCGCGCCACCTCGGTGCCCAGGTCGTGGAAGGCGGGCAGGCAGTGGAGGAACTTGGCGTCCGCCTTCCCCGTGGCGTCCAGCACGTCGGCGGTCACGGCGTACGGGCGCAGGAGCGCGATCCGCTCGTCCCACATCTCCGCCGGTTCGCCGAGCGACACCCACACGTCCGTGGTGACGAAGTCGGCGCCCCGCACGCCCTCGGTCACGTCCTCCGTCAGGGTCACCCGGGCACCCGTCCGCTCGGCGAGCCGCCGGGCCTCGGCCCGGACCGCCTCGTCCGGCCACAGCGCGCGGGGGCCACGATCCGCACGTCCATGCCGAGGAGGGCGCCGGTGACGAGGTAGGAGTTGCCCATGTTGTTGCGGGCGTCGCCGAGGTAGGCGAAGGCGAGCCGCTCCACCGGGCGGCCCCCGCCGTGCTCCAGCATCGTCAGCACGTCCGCCAGCATCTGCGTCGGGTGCCAGTCGTCCGTCAGGCCGTTGTAGACCGGCACGCCGGCGTGGGCGGCCAGCTCCTCG
Proteins encoded:
- a CDS encoding response regulator transcription factor: MDGVIRVVVADDDALVRAGLVLILGADPGIEVVAEAGDGEAAVAAVRAHRPDVVLMDIRMPRMDGLAATEAVRAGGAGPAVVVLTTFNTDAHVLGALRAGASGFLLKDVPPTDFLNAVRTVARGESMLSPAVTTRLIGHVLRGGGDTERDRRARRARSALAALSDRERDVALAVGRGGSNADIARELFMSVPTVKTYVSRILGKLECDNRVQVAILVHEAGLGDAGSAGGPAGERGSVR
- a CDS encoding histidine kinase; the encoded protein is MRRTHRQDRITDALCVVLALCLGAALAAEAVDSGRQGPPWYVLLCLALTMGSCVVLWWRRGRPVAVAVPVVVASAVTDWGAGAVLVAVFTVAVHRPWRQAAAVFCGAVAASGVFGALRPDPALTAEGLGVAGQVVAVVLVTAVATTPFAAWGMVVRARREVVDSLRDRAERAEAEAALRAEQIRGREREHIAREMHDVLAHRITLLSLHAGALEVRPDMAREQVAAVAGTIRASAHQALEDLREILGVLRAGPDTAVRPQPGVGEIAALVAEAVAAGAPVALEDRLPAGAAPAPAVGRTAYRVVQEGLTNARKHAPGCRADVLLDRSADGRLLVRVTNPLADPGAPVSVPGGQAGLVGLGERVRLAGGRLEHGVHRHPGGGVVFRLEAWLPWTE